Proteins encoded within one genomic window of Alosa alosa isolate M-15738 ecotype Scorff River chromosome 24, AALO_Geno_1.1, whole genome shotgun sequence:
- the LOC125289925 gene encoding uncharacterized protein LOC125289925, with protein MNVLYFHPANWPDLGAFSAPSLSLRVEDRGRDVWTPHIVVEVKFPCAPEVLCQVDSEGCCSVLFILSDISAVTVTLFNRQRPTERETRTGSVSYEDEDKEFSVEFGGLVPGQEYCVVATFRSSATSQPVCQQLNTLPVDLRPILLGTALSVCFFIPLVVAYLKRRKTHTSEYRLPRSLAGLLEPASGLPVPVVAAGVLSAKDSPSIISLCSCDFQPTATQLPAPSPGQHQYYSSAFPKHPPWDARGSGSGGSVPEGLEVPQTPLFRKGSWDSEVQTDRGPQHGEGFTSLLDGVGIPLSSLRLGMGEEGDWVYLHEGLMVQSGCEISTRKDEVDMYHGEMEGVGDIS; from the exons ATGAATGTTCTCTACTTTCACCCAGCCAACTGGCCAGATTTGGGAGCATTCAGtgccccctctctgtctttgcGGGTTGAGGACCGTGGCAGAGATGTCTGGACACCGCATATTGTAGTGGAGGTCAAGTTTCCCTGTGCCCCTGAGGTCCTGTGTCAGGTCGATTCAGAAGGATGCTGCTCCGTGTTGTTTATACTGTCTGATATTAGCGCTGTCACGGTGACCCTGTTCAACAGACAGCGGCCGACGGAGAGGGAG ACCCGCACCGGATCCGTGAGCTATGAGGACGAGGACAAGGAGTTCAGTGTAGAATTTGGAGGCCTGGTTCCAGGTCAGGAGTATTGTGTTGTGGCCACCTTCAGATCCTCTGCCACCTCTCAGCCGGTCTGCCAACAGCTAAACACACTTCCTGTAG aCCTGAGGCCCATATTGCTGGGTACTGCATTGAGCGTTTGTTTCTTCATACCCCTTGTGGTTGCATACCTGAAGAGacgaaaaacacacacatcagagtaCCGCCTCCCACGATCACtg gcaGGTCTCCTTGAGCCCGCGTCCGGCCTTCCCGTCCCTGTTGTGGCTGCTGGCGTGCTGTCTGCCAAGGACAGCCCCTCCATCATCTCCCTCTGCAGCTGTGACTTCCAGCCCACCGCCACCCAGCTCCCAGCACCCAGCCCAGGCCAGCACCAGTACTACTCCAGCGCCTTCCCCAAGCACCCTCCCTGGGACGCACGTGGCTCTGGAAGTGGGGGGTCTGTGCCTGAAGGCCTGGAGGTCCCTCAGACCCCCCTGTTTCGAAAGGGCAGCTGGGACTCCGAGGTGCAGACAGACAGGGGACCCCAACATGGGGAAGGGTTCACGTCTCTCCTAGATGGTGTAGGGATCCCGCTTAGCTCTCTGAGACTGGGGATGGGTGAGGAGGGGGACTGGGTTTACCTCCACGAAGGATTAATGGTACAGTCCGGATGTGAGATTTCCACTAGGAAGGACGAAGTTGATATGTACCATGGAGaaatggagggggtgggggacaTTTCCTAG